A region of Phoenix dactylifera cultivar Barhee BC4 unplaced genomic scaffold, palm_55x_up_171113_PBpolish2nd_filt_p 000213F, whole genome shotgun sequence DNA encodes the following proteins:
- the LOC103720979 gene encoding eukaryotic translation initiation factor 3 subunit A-like: MATFAKPENALKRAEELINVGQKQAALQALHDLITSKRYRAWQKTLEKIMFKYVELCVDMRRGRYAKDGLIQYRIVCQQVNVSSLEEVIKHFMQLSTERAEQARSQSQALEDALDVEDLEADKRPEDLMLSYVSGEKGKDRSDRELVTPWFKFLWETYRTVLEILRNNSKLEALYAMTAHRAFQFCKQYKRTTEFRRLCEIIRNHLANLNKYRDQRDRPDLTAPESLQLYLDTRVEQLKIATDLELWQEAFRSVEDIHGLMSMIKKSPKPSLMVIYHAKLTEIFWVSESYLYHAYAWLRLFTLQKSYNKNLSQKDLQLIASSVLLAALAEVPYDRNFGASHLELENQKERNLRMASLINFTLDPKRESRELLSRSSLLTELVSKSVMTCVPQEVKDLYNLLEHEFLPLDLASKVQPLLTKISKLGGKLSSASSVPEVQLAQYIPALEKLTTLRVLQQVSQVYQSMKIEKLSKMIPFFDFSVVEKILVDAVKYNFVAMKVDHLKGAVLFGNVDIESDKLCDHLTILADSLNKARNLIYPPVKKQAKLGENFRGLAEIVDKEHKRLLARKSIIEKRKEEHERHMLELEREEEYRRLELQKRTEQAEQQRLASEYSRREEQRIRREIEEREHQEAQALLQETQKGARRRGKKPLLEGDKVTKQTVIEMARNEQLKERQEMEKKLQKLAKTMDYMERAKREEEAPLIDQAYQQRLVEEKVLHEHEQLKEIELSRQHHAGDLQEKNRLSRMLDNKAIFQDRIVSCREAEYNRLKKEREDRINQLVAMRKREREIKRKLLFYIKSEEERLTKLREEEEARKHEEEERRKKEEAERKAKLDAIAERQRQRERELEEKERLRRESLLVRTAEPPSRPADAVSGLRPSEPIAAASSAGKYVPKFRQRADSLQAAPPEPDRWGRQDDRLPQSSDRWRSDDRRPSYGGGGSKFPSSSSSWSSSRPRG; the protein is encoded by the exons ATGGCTACATTCGCTAAGCCAGAGAATGCTTTGAAGCGGGCTGAGG AATTGATAAATGTTGGCCAAAAGCAAGCAGCTTTACAAGCTCTCCATGACCTCATCACTTCCAAAAGGTACAGGGCGTGGCAGAAGACCCTGGAAAAAATCATGTTTAAATATGTAGAACTTTGTGTGGACATGAGAAGAGGCAGATATGCAAAGGATGGGCTTATCCAATACCGTATCGTATGCCAGCAAGTAAATGTCAGCTCTTTGGAGGAGGTGATAAAACATTTCATGCAGTTATCCACTGAGAGGGCTGAGCAAGCTAGGAGCCAATCGCAGGCCCTGGAAGATGCTCTGGATGTGGAGGATTTAGAAGCAGATAAGAGGCCTGAGGACTTGATGCTGAGTTATGTCAGTGGGGAGAAAGGAAAGGACAGGTCTGACAGGGAGCTTGTAACTCCATGGTTCAAATTTTTGTGGGAAACATATAGAACAGTGCTTGAGATTCTGAGGAACAATTCAAAGTTGGAGGCTCTGTATGCG ATGACAGCACACCGGGCCTTCCAATTTTGTAAACAGTATAAAAGGACCACTGAATTTCGTAGGCTGTGTGAGATTATAAGGAACCATCTTGCTAATCTAAACAAATACCGTGATCAGAGAGATAGGCCCGATCTCACAGCTCCTGAGAGCTTGCAGCTTTACTTAGATACAAGAGTAGAGCAGCTCAAGATAGCAACCGATCTTGAACTGTGGCAG GAAGCTTTCCGTTCAGTAGAAGATATCCATGGTTTAATGAGCATGATAAAAAAAAGTCCAAAGCCATCTTTGATGGTTATATATCATGCCAAATTAACAGAGATATTTTGGGTTTCAGAAAGTTATCTATACCATGCATATGCATGGCTTAGACTTTTCACTCTCCAAAAGAGCTATAATAAGAACTTATCACAGAAAGATTTGCAATTGATAGCATCATCTGTTCTATTGGCTGCACTTGCAGAGGTCCCATATGACCGTAACTTTGGTGCATCCCATTTAGAGCTCGAAAATCAAAAGGAGCGCAATTTACGGATGGCTAGCCTTATCAACTTCACACTCGATCCTAAACGAGAGAGTAGAGAACTG CTTTCACGCTCTTCACTCCTCACGGAATTG GTTTCTAAAAGTGTAATGACGTGTGTCCCCCAAGAAGTGAAGGATCTCTACAATCTCTTAGAGCATGAGTTCCTTCCTCTGGACCTTGCATCAAAAGTTCAACCACTGCTTACTAAAATTTCCAAACTTGGGGGCAAGCTCTCTTCAGCCTCTTCTGTTCCAGAAGTGCAACTGGCACAATATATCCCTGCTCTGGAAAAGCTTACTACATTGAGAGTGCTTCAGCAG GTTTCTCAGGTATACCAATCCATGAAAATTGAGAAGTTATCAAAGATGATACCCTTTTTTGACTTCTCAGTTGTGGAGAAGATTTTGGTTGATGCTGTCAAatataattttgtagctatgAAAGTTGATCACCTGAAGGGTGCTGTTCTGTTTGGTAATGTG GATATTGAATCTGACAAGCTTTGTGATCACCTGACCATTCTTGCTGATTCTCTTAATAAAGCAAGGAACCTGATTTATCCACCAGTCAAAAAGCAAGCGAAACTGGGTGAAAACTTTCGCGGTTTAGCAGAAATAGTGGATAAGGAACACAAGAGGCTTCTTGCCCGGAAATCTATAATTGAGAAACGCAAGGAAGAACATGAACGCCATATGCTGGAACTG GAACGGGAGGAAGAATATAGGAGATTGGAACTTCAGAAGAGAACTGAACAGGCAGAACAGCAGCGGCTTGCTTCTGAGTACTCCCGAAGGGAGGAGCAGAGGATTCGCCGCGAAATAGAGGAAAGAGAACATCAAGAAGCTCAGGCCTTACTTCAGGAAACACAAAAGGGTGCTAGAAGGAGGGGAAAGAAACCTTTGCTTGAAGGG GATAAGGTTACAAAGCAAACTGTAATAGAGATGGCCCGAAATGAACAATTGAAGGAGCGTCAAGAGATGGAGAAGAAACTGCAGAAATTAGCAAAAACAATGGATTACATGGAACGggcaaagagagaagaagaggcacCACTAATTGATCAGGCATACCAACAACGCTTGGTGGAGGAGAAAGTTCTTCATGAACATGAACAACTG AAAGAGATAGAGCTGAGCAGACAGCACCATGCAGGTGATCTCCAAGAGAAGAACAGACTCTCGAGGATGTTAGACAACAAG GCTATCTTTCAGGATAGAATAGTGAGTTGCCGTGAAGCAGAATATAACcgattaaagaaagaaagagaggatcgTATTAACCAGCTTGTAGCAATGAGGAAACGGGAACGGGAGATCAAACGTAAGCTGCTCTTCTATATTAAGTCCGAGGAAGAGAGGCTAACTAAGCTgcgagaagaggaggaagctcGGAAGCATGAAG AGGAGGAGAggcggaagaaggaagaggcagAGCGGAAAGCCAAGCTAGATGCAATTGCAGAAAGGCAGAGGCAGAGGGAGAGGgaattggaagaaaaagaaaggctgaGAAGAGAATCCCTCCTGGTTAGGACTGCTGAGCCGCCATCTCGGCCAGCTGATGCTGTTTCTGGCCTACGCCCGTCCGAGCCCATCGCTGCTGCATCAAGTGCTGGGAAGTATGTGCCAAAATTCCGACAGAGGGCTGATAGCCTACAAGCAGCCCCCCCTGAGCCTGACCGATGGGGCAGGCAGGATGATCGGCTGCCCCAGTCCAGTGATAGGTGGCGTAGTGATGATCGTCGACCCTCATATGGTGGTGGTGGCTCTAAATTTCCATCCTCATCGTCTTCTTGGTCTTCATCAAGGCCACGTGGCTGA